In archaeon CG10_big_fil_rev_8_21_14_0_10_43_11, the genomic stretch TCTTTTTCAGGAAAAAAAAGAAAGCAAAACAAGACAGTATTGCTGCTATACTTGAAAATGATTCTGCAAGCAGACCGCTTGAAGAGCTTGTCTAAGGTTAATCAGTTTCTACGCGCGGCGCAAGAATAAAGCTGACTTTAAGCTGGTTCACTGATGTGTAGTCAAGGCGAAGCGGATAGTCTTTTTTAAAGTTGAGTGTTAAGTTTTCTGCAAGCTTTGACGCTTTAATCATTTTGTTGAGGTACTCAATTGAATATTTTGCAGAACTCTCTTCTTTCACGTCCAAATTGACCAGCGCATCACTTGTTGTTGGGTCAAGTTCAATAGTAACATCGCTGTTGTCCCCCCGACCGCTCATCACAAACTTTTCGGGAAACGCGTGAAGAATAATACTGTCACTAAGCACACCTGCATCTTCAACACCATTTTTGAGCACGTCTGATTTGAGTTCAACAACTGCATTGAATTCAAGAGCAGGTACGCGCAAATCTTGTGGGTCAAGGTCAAGAAGGGGCAGTGAAAATTTTCGGTGATACGTATCTTGGATTTCTACAAGCAGGTTTGCATCAACTAAGCTAATAATAATGCGTTCAGTTCCGGTAACGCGCCTGAGCACGTCTTTGAGCTTGTCAATGCTTAGACCAATTTTTTTGCTCTCATCAACTGTATACGTTGAAAAAGCACTGGGCAAAAGGTGGAATACAATCATAGCAACGCTTGCAGGATCCATAGCAACGAGTTTGATACCGTCTGTTGAGATTTCAAAAATGCCTTCACCAACGAGCTCATTAATGAGATTAATACTATCTTTAAACAGTTTAGAATTATCAATGACTGCTTTAAACATAGGTAGTAAAAAACACAGAGTCGCGATTAATAAATGATTCTCTTGTTAAAACTATACTAACAAGAAACGCAGTCAAATAGTCTAGACGCC encodes the following:
- the pcn gene encoding proliferating cell nuclear antigen (pcna), which translates into the protein MFKAVIDNSKLFKDSINLINELVGEGIFEISTDGIKLVAMDPASVAMIVFHLLPSAFSTYTVDESKKIGLSIDKLKDVLRRVTGTERIIISLVDANLLVEIQDTYHRKFSLPLLDLDPQDLRVPALEFNAVVELKSDVLKNGVEDAGVLSDSIILHAFPEKFVMSGRGDNSDVTIELDPTTSDALVNLDVKEESSAKYSIEYLNKMIKASKLAENLTLNFKKDYPLRLDYTSVNQLKVSFILAPRVETD